CGACCCGCGCCCTCCTGCTGATCGGTGCCATTCTACTGGCCTACTGGTTTTTATCTCTCTTCCTTGGATTCTTCTTCTATCTCCTGCACATGCTGTTTGGCCGCTTCTTCTGGATCGCCAGGGTGGCCCTGTTCACCCTGTCCTGTGTGTACATCCTGCAGAAGTACGAGGGCGACCCGGAGCACGCCgtgctgcccctctgcttcgTCGTAGCCGTCTACTTCATGACGGGGCCGGTTGGGTTTTACTGGAGaagaaacagcaacagcagcctggaggagaaGATGGACCACCTGGATAGTCAGATCAGACTGCTGAACATCCGCCTTTCCAGGGTGATCGAGAACCTGGACAGGGGCAGCGAGCAGTGAACCCGCCCCTACTCACCACTCTACACCAGCTCTGGAAAAATCCTAAGCACTGTCTCATCCGAAGttacaaagcaacaaaacatcACATGGTAAAAAGTGTGCGAAGTTATAACTTTCCATCGTGTCTAAGACTTAATTTGTCTAGGTTAAACACTCAGCCGTTAGACTTctaggagaaaggaaaaaacatttacaaaattCAGCTGTATATTCAGAGTTTTATCCAGTACTAGAATTTTCTCAGTAGATAAACGCTTACTTTTACAAGCATTTAAAAGCATCTTTTGTAAAgtttttataaaagcaaattGAGTAGTCTTTCAGATATTGAAATTGAGTTAAACA
The nucleotide sequence above comes from Vidua macroura isolate BioBank_ID:100142 chromosome 18, ASM2450914v1, whole genome shotgun sequence. Encoded proteins:
- the BRI3BP gene encoding BRI3-binding protein; translated protein: MAAARRVQLRALLLLLLLLLLGAAGPGARAARSRGADRQNSLRRAASGLYQGVSGLFGEDNVRALQKFFSRLTERFVNGVDVLMDTFWRIWTDLLDVLGIDASNLTHYFSPAAIANNPTRALLLIGAILLAYWFLSLFLGFFFYLLHMLFGRFFWIARVALFTLSCVYILQKYEGDPEHAVLPLCFVVAVYFMTGPVGFYWRRNSNSSLEEKMDHLDSQIRLLNIRLSRVIENLDRGSEQ